TGGCCTCTTCTTTGTGGCTTCTGGCCACCGCAGCTGGTCTGTGAGGGGTGATGTCACTCCAATCTTGGCCACCACAGTTGGTCTGTTGATGTCAATCAAATCTCCCCTCAGTAAGGGCATCCATGGGGTGTGAACACGGAGGGAAGTTGGCCCCgatatgggtctgggaatcagaatgtcgtgggttctaattccagctcctccacttgtctgctgggtgaccctgacaagtcacttcacttctctgggcctctgttccttcataaataataataataatggcatttattatttattatttaatgccttccctctgcccatccgccaagctcgctctcttcctcccttcaaggccctactgagagctcacctcctccaggaggccttcccagactgagtcccttcctccctctccccctcgtccccctctccatccccctcatcttacctccttcccttccctacagcacctgtatatatgtatatatgtttgtacatatttattactctatttatttattttacttgtacatatctattctatttattttattttgttagtatggttttgtctcccccttttagactgtgagcccactgttgggtagggactgtctctatatgttgccaatttgtacttcccaagtgcttagtacagtgctctgcacacagtaagcgctcaataaatacgattgatgatgatgataatttattaagcgcttactatgtgcaaagcactgttctaagccctggggaggttacaagatgatcaggttgtcccacggggggctcacagtcttaatccccattttacagatgaggtaactgaggcccagagaagttaagtgactagcctaaagtcaacagctggcaagtggcagagctgggatttgaacccatgacctctgactccaaagtccttgctctttccactgagccatgctgcttctcatctgtcaaatggggattaagactgtgagcctattgtgggacagggacttcgtccaacttgatttgcttgtattcccccgagcgcttagtgtagtgctggaatatagtaagcgcttaacaaataccataataagaatcataatcattagtattattattactcctcctcccaggggctcccagacccatctctcagagagtcagtcaattgtatttattgagtgcttaccatgtgcagagcactgtactaagcacttgggagaggacaatacaacaataaacagattcagtccctgcccgcaatgaggagAGACTTTAGCCCAGCACAATTGTGTGATTTCCACTCCGTATTATGTGGGGTGAGACGTGGGCTCTcagcatgggcagggattgtctctctttattgctgaattgtatttcccaagcgcttagtacaatgctccgcacacagtaagagctcaataaatatgattgaatgaatggatttacccAATGATGAAGGTCCCTGGGTCCTTATCAAACCCTCTAGACTGAAtattcattgcaggcagggaacgagtctaccaactctgctggtatttttatatcatactctcccaagatcttaataataataataataatgatgattaataatgatggtatttgttaagcacttactgtgtgccaggcactgtactaagtgctggagtagatacgagcaaatgggggtggacacagtccctgtcccatgtggagctcacagtctcaatccccattttacagatgagggaacggaagcccagataagtgaggtgaagtgactggcccaaggtcacacagcagacaagttgcgggggtgggattagaatccataatctTCTGACTGCTGGGCCTGTGCtgtatagttcagtgctctggacacagtaagcgctcaataaatacgattgattgattcattcattcaatcgtatttattgagcacttactgtgtgcagagcactgtactaagcacttgggaagtacaagttggcaacatatagagacggtccctacccaacagtgggctcacagtcttgaagggggagacagagaacaaaacaaaacatattaacaaaataaaataaatagaatatgtacaagtaaaataaataaataaatagagtaataaatacgtgaaaacatatatacatatatacaggtgctgtggggaagggaaggaggtaagacgggggatggagagggggatgagggggagaggaaggagggggctcagtctgggaaggcctcctggaggaggtgagctctcagtagggccttgaagggaggaagagagctagcttggcggatgggcagagggaggccattccaggcccgggggaggacgtgggccgggggtcgacggcgggacgagcgagagcgaggtacggtgaggagatcagcagtggaggagcggagggtgcgggctgggctggagaaggagagaagggaggtgaggtaggaggggacgaggggatggatggacagccttgaagcccagggtgaagagtttctgcctgatgcgtaggttgattggtagccattggagatttttgaggatgggagtaacatgcccagagcatttctgggcaaagacagtTCGGGCAGCGgcgggaagtatggattgaagtggggagagacaggaggatgggagatcggaaaggaggctgatacagtagttcagacgggctaggatgagagcttgaacgagcagggtagcggtttggatggagaggaaagggacggtcttggcaatgttgcggaggtgagaccggcaggttttggtgacagcttggatgtgaggggtgaacgagagagcggagtcgaggatgataccaagtttgcgggcttgtgagacgggaatgatggtagtgccatcaacagagatgggaaagtcagtgagagggcagggtttgggagggaagacaatgagttcagtcttggacatgttgagctttaggtggcgggcagacatccaggtggagatgtcctgaaggcaggaggagatgcgagcctggagggagggggagagagcaggggcagagatggagatctgggtgtcatcagcgtagagatgatagttgaagccgtgggagcgaatgaggtcaccaagggagtgagtgtagattgagtgatgattgattgagtctcggGATTGGGGATAATTcagtagcccgttgttgggtagggaccgtctctatatgttgccaacttgtacttcccaagagcttagtacagtgctctgcacacagtaagctctcaataaatacgattgaatgaatgaatgggatccaAATGAACCAcgaaaagtagcgtggcttggtggatagaccacaggcctggggagtcagaaggacttcattcattcaatcatatttattgagcgcatactgtgtgcagagcactgtattaagtgcttgggaagtacaaattgccaacatatagagatggtccctacccaacagcaggctcacagtctagaagggagagacagacaacaaaacaaaacatatgaacaaaataaaataaatagaataaatatgtacaaataaaataaataaataaatagagtaataaatatgtacaaacatatatacatatatcatcatcatcatcatcatcaatcgtatttattgagcgcttactgtgtgcagagcactgtactaagcacttgggaagtacaagttggcaacacatagagacggtccctacccaatagtgggctcacagtctaaaagggggaggaggagaggggagcctgGGAACTGAACACCATAAAATAATTTCCCTTGGAAAAGAAACTCACCCTGTGTCCCCGGTGAATCAGCCTTAACCCACTCAGAGGCTGGTGACCCACCTACAAgactcccttccacctccctcaaccccacaggtgTCACCTAAGCACacagttattaatcaatcaatcaatcaatcgtatttattgagcgcttactatgtgcagagcactgtactaagcgcttgggaagtacaaattggcatcacatagagacagtccctacccaacagtgggctcacagtctaaaagataatcagataatcagataatcaatACTACTGGAGGagctcttatgtgcagagcactgtactaagtccttgggggaaTACAAAAAAATTAGAGAATATGAGCCCTTTCCTCAAAGAACTTTTGTCAGATCCTGACAAAATTACCTACGGCAAAGGAAGAGAATGGTAAAGAGGATAAGGAAATAAATGCATGTTTGAATAGCAGAGTACCAATCCACCAGCGGTATTTACGgaatggagagcactgtgctgtggggaggggaaggaggtaaggtgggggaatggggagggggaggagagattggattcccatccctgctcctccacttggactagtcacttcacttccctgcgcctcagttatctcctcagcaaaagacaggcattaatagaaatcaataaataacggatgtggacataagtggtgtggggctgggaggggggatgaatacagggagcaagtcagggtgacgcagaagggagtgggagaagaggaaagtgggtgcttagtcagggaaggcctcttggaggagatgggccttcaataaggctttgaagtcggagagaGCGATTGCTGGCTAGGAGGAGGGAGCgcgttccaagccaggggcaggacgtgggtgagatagACTAGATGCACACAACTGTCTTCTgaagcaggcctagtggaaagagcacggatctgggagatggagggcctgggttctaattccgattctgccaccttcctgctgtgtgattaaGGGCACAGCACTTAACTTGCCTTTTCCTCGATTATCTCATTTATCAATTTGAAACCCATGAGGGAGAGCAATCTTAGTCAACTTGCTGAACATGTGTGTCTCCCAGGGGCTATTACAATGTTtggcagacagtaaatgctcaacaaattcccCCGTTTCTTGCTGttattgggagacatgatccacGCTACGCCCTCAGGGTCAACCGTGGTGACAAGCAGCCACGTGGATGAGGCCACTGTGGCCACAGATAGAGCGCCATTTGGACGTGGATAATGAGCCCCAATTGAAGGGGAGGAAACCACGAGTGAGTGGAGGTTTCCCAGGGAGGAGGCGGTAAACAAAAACAAGGAAGTGAcagggtgtgtgtgtatttgtgtgtgaacATGTGGTGACGGCAGCCCCGGACAGGACTATATAAGCCCACGGGGAGAAGGACACCATTCAACAACACACACCCTTCCACTCCAGACTGGACACTCTGGGACCACCTGAAACCCGACCGACACCAACCATGGGCTGCTCTGGAGGTTCTGGGGGCTGCGTGTCTGGCTGTGGAGGCTGCGGTGGAGGCTGTGGATCTGGGTGCTGCATGCCCGTGCGCTGCACGACCTGCTGTGTGCCAGCGTGCTGCAGCTCCGGTTGCGACAAAGGAGGCTGTGGTTCGTGCGGAGGCTGTGGGTCCTGTGGAGGCTGCGGATCATGCGGAGGCACTAAAGGAGGCTGTGGATCTTGTGGTGGCAGTAAAGGAGGCTGCGGATCCTGTGGAGGCACTAAAGGAGGTTGTGGCTCATGTGGAGGTGCTAAAGGAGGCTGCGGTTCATGTGGAGGCGGCAAAGGAGGCTGTGGCTCTTGTGGAGGTGGTAAAGGAGACTGTGGATCCTGTGGAGGCTGTGGTTCGTGCGGAGGTGGCAAAGGAGGCTGTGGCTCCTGCTGCCAGTCTAGCTGCTGTGTGCCCTGCTGTGCGCCCTCCTGCTGCCCAACCAGCTGCTGTGTACCCTGCTGTGCCCAGGCCAGTTGCTATAAGCCCCCCTGCTGCCAGTCTGGCTGCTGTGTGCCCTGCTGTGCACCCCCCTGCTGCCCAACCAGCTGCTGCGTGCCCTGCTGTGCCCAGGCCAGCTGCTGTAAGCCCCCTTGCTGTGCCCAGGCCAGCTGTTGTAAGCCCCCCTGCTGCCAGTCCGGCTGCTGTGTGCCCTGCTGTAAGCCCCCCTGCTGTGCCCAGGCCAGCTGCGCTCACCCACTTTGCTGCCAGTGTAAGATCTAATGCCGTTCACCGGGGACCCTTCAAGGACATCACCCGGTTCCCAATTGCAGAGCTCACCGATGGATCAATCGCTCAATCTTTCCCCGATTTCTGAAATTAAGCCCCCTCCCAGACATTGTTCTGTACTTGGCGGAAGAAAGCAGGACTCGGCCCCAGGCAGAAAAAGTCCAGTGGCTGGAGTCTCCCTCTAAAACCTTCAAATAAagacctccccctctccccaaactTGCATTTCCTtggctatttattctattttccaTGAGCATTGTGTCCTCCATCTCCAAAAAACACACCCACAACCACGCATTCCCGGGTGCGAGACCAAGGGTTTTGAGCATCCAAAGGACTTAGTGTTATTGCCGTAGAGTTCCATGCCTGCACAAGTCCCTCGAGCCAAACCTGGATTTTTAAAAACCGTAGGACCAGGATCACTGGAATGGGCACCGGCTTGGGATAGGGTGTCGGGAGAGGGTCAGGAAAGAGGTAGGTATGGGATGCGGTCCGGGACAGGGAGAGTTGCCAGGAAGTAAGTCCCTGCATTTTGCAACAAGCTATTTCTGGCCACATCTTTGTGTCACCTGAGgattctgcctcagttacctcatctgtaaaatggaaattaagactgtaagccaaatgtgggacagCACCTTtatccaactgtgagcccactgttgggtagggactgtctctatatgttgccaacttgtacttcccaagcgcttagtacagtgctctgcacacaataagtgctcaataaatacgattgattgattgattgattgattgattgaacacgatttgcttgcatccactccagcactgagtacagtgcctggcacatagtaggcgattaacaaatacctcatcttgtcttacgctgtggagtcatctctgacccataggcaCACCATGGACGTCTCTCCCaacatgccccacctccatctgcaatctttcggtagtggatccacagagttttcttggtaaaaatccagaagtggtttaccattgccaccttccacacagttagcttgagtctctgccctcaactctctcccctgtcgtcctgcaagcagcgtggctcaatggaaagagcacggccttgggagtcagaggtcatggcttcaaatcccggctccaccgcttgtcagctgtgtgactttgggcaagtcacttcacttctctgtgtcgcagttacctcattcgtaaaatggggatgaagtctgtgagtcctacgtgggacaatctgatcactttgtatcctccccagcacttagaacagtgctttgcacatagtaagtgcttaacaaatgccatcattattattatttattatcctgTCCCAGTGCCGCCTCTCATCCCTCTCCCCGCAAGTTGAGCCCGGTCAAATCACCGccatccaaaccctcctcacCCGCTCGCACTGTCCCCTCCTCCGCTAGTTCCTCCACAGCTTCAACCAAATGTGTCCCGTGGAAGCCCTAATCCATCTTGGGGAAGttttccttcatccttgaccaGTTCCTGACTCAAtcatccctcctcctcaccaGCACTGAAACCTGGCACTCCACAGATGGcacggtctcccctgctgctctcgcattcattcattcaatcatatttattgagtgcttactgtgcgcaaagcgcttgggagggtacgatctaacaacagacacattcctgcctcaaAGTTGagagggaagacggacattaatacaaataaataagtaaataaataaataacagatacagaTCTACACATATGTgccttggggatgggagggaggatgaatgaagaggcaAGTCAGAGTGGCATGGGAGTGGGgctagaggagaggagggcttggtcagggaaggcttcttggtggagatgggccttcgataaggttatgaagtgggggagagcaattatctgtctgatatgaagagagagggccttccgggccagagacaggatgggagcgggcggtcggtggtgagacagatgagacggaGATGCAGTGAGAAGGTGAGTATTAGCGgaatgaagcgtgtgggctggcttggagtagaagagtagcaaggtgaggtaggagggggcaaggggatggacggctttagagccactggtgaagagttttttgtttgatctttgccccttccccagattcactgggaaagggggcagAGTTGGCTTCCTTTTTGCCCCTCAAAGCCACCTCCCcaatccctctcattcattcattcaatcacatttattgagcacttactgtctgcacagcactgtactaagcacacgtaagaggacaacacaacaataaatggtcatgcttccctcccacaatgagcttagtctagaggcagggagatggacatcaatacaaataaatgaaattgtaTACATAAGaggtgcagggctgggaggggggaaaggcaaagggaacacgtcagggtgacccagaagggagtgggagatgaggaaaagcggggcttagtctgggaaggtcttttggaagaagtgtgccttcaataaggcttttgaaggggggagaatcaTTATctgtggggtttgaggagggaggaggttccagaccagaagcaggacatgggccaggggtcggcaacgAGACATGTGAGCTGGAGGCCCGGGggaaggttagtggcaccagaggagcgaagtgtgcggactgaggtagaaaaggagagaagtgaggtgaggcaggagggggcaggtgatggagggctttaaagccaatgttgaggagtttggGTCCCAGTGaccgccttcttgccaaatcccaagacctctactccatcctaatcctcctcgacctctcagctgcctttgagccCGGAGTGTCCTGCCTCAGAGCCACCCCCTGCCTGCTGCGGTGTCCGTCCCAGAGGGGGGATGCCTCCAGGAGGGCAAGGCCGGAGGAACGGGACACTGACTCCATGGCAGGGAAGGGCCGACAAAGTCCAGCTCAAAACGACTGGCCTCTGAGTGGACTCTGACCAAAAAGTGACCGGCAATGGGAAGCTCACATGGATTCTCCACTTGGACAGTTGTCTTCCTTGGATGGGGATTGTCCACTTGGCCACAGGAGAGGacttataatgatagtaataatgatcatggcatttgttaagcgctacttatgtgtcaggcactgtactaaacgctggggtggatccaagcaaattgggctggacacagtccctgtcccacatgaggctcgcagtctccatccccattttgctgatgagggaactaaggcacagagaagtgaagtgacttgcccaagggcacacaggagacaagtgcctcctcctccctctccccctgctcccccttatccccccgaccttacctccttcccctccccacagcacctgtgtatatgtatatacgtttgtacatatttattgttctatttatttatttattttacttgtacttatttattctatttattttatttggtttatatgttttgttctgttgtctgtctccccctcctagactgtgagcccgctgttgggtagggaccgtctctatacgttgcaaacttgttgCAAACTAagcacttccctagcgcttagtacagtgctctgcacacagtaagcgctcaataaatatgattgaatgaatgaatgaatgaatgactccacggCCAGAAAGGGCCGACACGTCCAGCTCGCAACTAATGGCCTCTGGGAGCTCTCAGGGCCCAACGATACAAAGCTCCCATCTCCTTTCCGTCATGATGACCATCCTCCTGTCCACGGATTGTCCACTTGTCCCCCCGGGGGAACTAGAACGTCCCTCAGCTCTGCTGTGGCTCCATAGCAAATTCAGGCTGCCATCACTGACGCTCAGTACAGGTGCTCCATTGGGTTCTCCTAGGAGGGAAGGGTGGTGCCAACGCCACCACACCACCGGTTGACGGCCAGTACCAACACCAGCCCGGACGAGGCCCGCTGGGGCCGCACTGAAAGTGTCCTCTGGATGTGGATAATGAGCCCCGTTGGAGGAAGAAGCCATGAGTGGACCACGTTTTCCCAGAGAGGAGGCGGTAAATAACAACAAGGAAGTgacagtgtgtgtgtgaaagtgtgtgtgtgtgagcatgtgaTGACGGCAGCCCCGGGCAGGACTATATAAGCCCACAGGGAGAAGGACACCAGACAACCCACACTCTTCCACTCCAAACCGAACACTTCTGGGACCACTTGAAACCCGACCGACGCCAACCATGGGCTGCTCTGGAGGTTCTGGGGGTTGCGCTTCTGGCTGCGGGGGCTGCAGCGGCTGCGGAGGCTGCGGTGGAGGCTGTGGATCTGGCTGCTGCGTGCCCGTGTGCTGCACGACCTGCTGTAAGCCAGTGTGCTGCAGCTCCGGTTGCGGCAAAGGAGGTTGTGGTTCTTGCGGAGGCTGTGGCTCCTGTGGGGGCTGTGGATCCTGTGGAGGCTGTAAAGGCGGTTGTGGCTCTTGTGGAGGTTCCAAAGGAGGCTGCAAAGGCGGTTGTGGCTCCTGTGGAGGCTCCAAAGGAGGCTGTAAAGGTGGTTGTGACTCCTGTGGAGGCTCCAAAGGAGGCTGTGGCTCCTGTGGAGGCTGTAAAGGCAGTTGTGGCTCCTGTGGAGGCTCCAAAGGAGGCTGTGGATCTTGTGGAGGTGGCAAAGGAGGCTGTGGCTCATGTGGAGGCAAAGGAGGCTGTGGCTCATGTGGAGGCTGTGGTTCCTGCTCCCAGTCCTGCTGCTGTGTGCCCTGCTGTTCCCAGACCAGCTGTTGCATGCCCTGCTGTGCTCCCTCCTGCTGCCCGCCCAGCTGCTGCGTGCCCTGCTGCTGCCAGGACAGCTGCTGTAAGCCCCCCTGCTGCCAGTCCTGCTGCTGTGTGCCCTGCTGTGCCCCCTCCTGCTGTCAGACTAGCTGCTGCGTGCCCTGCTGCTGCCAGGCCAGCTGCTGTAAGCCCCCCTGCTGCCAGTCTGACTGCTGTGC
This genomic stretch from Tachyglossus aculeatus isolate mTacAcu1 chromosome 22, mTacAcu1.pri, whole genome shotgun sequence harbors:
- the LOC119943248 gene encoding keratin-associated protein 5-1-like, which codes for MGCSGGSGGCASGCGGCSGCGGCGGGCGSGCCVPVCCTTCCKPVCCSSGCGKGGCGSCGGCGSCGGCGSCGGCKGGCGSCGGSKGGCKGGCGSCGGSKGGCKGGCDSCCKGSCGSCGGSKGGCGSCGGGKGGCGSCGGKGGCGSCGGCGSCSQSCCCVPCCSQTSCCMPCCAPSCCPPSCCVPCCCQDSCCKPPCCQSCCCVPCCAPSCCQTSCCVPCCCQASCCKPPCCQSDCCAPCCKPPCCAKASCGPPVCCQCKI
- the LOC119943240 gene encoding keratin-associated protein 5-4-like; its protein translation is MGCSGGSGGCVSGCGGCGGGCGSGCCMPVRCTTCCVPACCSSGCDKGGCGSCGGCGSCGGCGSCGGTKGGCGSCGGSKGGCGSCGGTKGGCGSCGGAKGGCGSCGGGKGGCGSCGGGKGDCGSCGGCGSCGGGKGGCGSCCQSSCCVPCCAPSCCPTSCCVPCCAQASCYKPPCCQSGCCVPCCAPPCCPTSCCVPCCAQASCCKPPCCQSGCCVPCCKPPCCAQASCAHPLCCQCKI